In the Bacillota bacterium genome, ACCAACTCTCAGATTGAAGACGGTGCCGTCTTCCAGGCGGCAGCCACACTGGGCGTGAGGCTGGAGCTGTGAGCATGATAACCATGAACAGTCATACACCGGTGATGGTGCGCGAGGTACTGGAACTGCTCCGTCCGCAGCCTGGAGAATTCATTGTGGATGCTACGGTGGGGCTGGGTGGACATTCGGTGGAGATTGCTCCCCGCCTGATACCGAGCGGCTGGCTTATCGGCATTGACCGCGACCCGGGCGCGCTGGAGACCGCTGCCCGTCGGCTCGAGCAGTTCAGTGGAGCCATCCGTGTGACGCTGGTTCACGCGGACTTTCGCGATTTGCCCCGGGTGCTGAGTGAGCGTGGGCTGGAAGGAGCAGACGGTATCCTGTATGACCTCGGTGTGAGTTCGATGCAGCTGGATAGTGCGGAACGCGGTTTCAGCTTCCGTTTCGACGCGCCGCTGGACATGCGCATGGACCCAAGCCAGCCGGGCATTACCGCGGCCGACATCGTGAACCGGTGGAGTGAGATGGACCTGCGCCGGCTCATACAGGAGTACGGAGAGGAGCCTGCCGCCGCTCGCATTGCCCGTGCGATTGTGCAAAATCGCCCGATACTGACCACTCAGCAGCTCGCGACGCTGGTAGCCAAGGCGATAGGGCGCCGTGGTGGGCACATCCATCCGGCAACGCGGACGTTTCAGGCTTTGCGCATCGCGGTCAACCGTGAACTGGAGGGCTTGCAGGAGGCAATCGAGCAGGCGGTTCATTGCCTGCTGCCGGGCGGGCGCATCGTCGTGCTGACTTACCATTCGTTAGAGGCGCGTGCGGTTAAACGGGCGTTTCAGCGGTTGAGCGGCCGGTGTATTTGTCCACCTCATGTGCCTGAGTGCCAGTGTGGAGCAGAGCGGTTGATACGCCTTCTGACACCACATGCACTCAAGCCAAATGCAGAGGAGGTCGCTGTCAATCCGCGCTCTCGCAGTGCGCAGTGCCGTGCTGCCGAGAGGCTTGCGGATTAGTTATCTACAAGGCAGGAGGGTGATATGGTTTTTCAGGATGTGGTTCGCACGGGGGTGCGGGTACGGTCTCAAGCTGTCGTCAGGTACCGCATTCTTGCAGGGACGCGCCTGTGGTGCGTGCTGGTTTTCGCCGGGGTAGTGGCTTACCTTACAGCGTGTGGCTATGTTTACAATCTCTCCCGTGAGAGACACAGGCTGTTCATTCAGCGGGAGGCTCTTCGGAAAGAGTACTACCTGCTGTTGAGCCAGTATGAGACCCTGCGCGATCCGGTGCGTATCCAGAAGCGGGCACAAGCATTCGGCATGGTACCGCTCACCCAACCGCAGGCGGTTGCCAGTGCGCCGGTCGTTCTGGCACAGCGACACTGAGCAGAAGGTGTACCAATGGCTGTGCGTCGGCGGAGGCGTCCGTTCACCCTTGAGGACGCCCGGTGGAGGTTGCTGCTGACCGGGTGGCTGATAACATTGCTCTTCTTCGGTGCATGGGCGCGTTTGTTGTATCTGCAGACTGCCAAAGCGGATGCTCTGCGTGCCCAGGCCGAGCGGTACGGGGGACTGCGCAAAAAGAGGTGGACAGTGTACGGGATGCGCGGAACCATCAGAGACCGTCTGGGTAACGTGCTTGCCATGGATGTGATGTCCGTGTCGATTTATGTCCGTCCCAAAGCGGTCACCGATGCGCGATCCGTGGCACGCCAGCTCAGCCCCTTTGTCGGCAAACCAGCTGCGGAGATTGAGCGAGAGATTCTCGAGAGGAAGAGGCGCATCGAGGAAGCCGAAAAGCAACGAATGTTCGGACAGGGTAGCGGATTCAATACACCTGTTGCCCCCTCCTTCACGTTGAAGAAAGACCTGGTGGGCGAACCGGCGAGGCGACTCAAAGAGGCAATGGCGGACGAGCGGAGACGGGTGGCAAAAGCTATCCGTGACTCCGCGCGTCTAAGGCGCCCTGTTCAGGTGACTTCGTGGCTGGATGGCGTGGACGTGGTGGACGAACCAAGCCGCCATTATCCGTACCGGGCTATGGCTTCTGCGCTCATCGGTTTCACCGATACAGACGGGAGAGGCGCCGAGGGGCTCGAGCACCTTTACGACAACGTGCTTGCTGCCACGCATGGCGAGGTTGAAGGAGTGCTGGGATCTCGCGGGCACATAATGCCAGGTACGCGGGTAGTCAGGCGGCTGGGTGTCGACGGAGGCGACGTGCAACTCACTATCGATGCGAATATCCAGAGCATTGCCGAGAGTTGCCTGCAGGAGGTAATGGAGAAGCACCAGCCCGCAGGAGCCTGTGCCATTGTGATGGATGTGCAAAGCGGTGACCTGCTTGCGGTGGCGAATATGCCTCGTGTCGACCTGAACAACTGGGTTCAAGAACTGAAAAAGTATGGGCAGCGCGTCATGCACAACATGGCGATGAAGTTCCTGTTTGAACCGGGCTCGACGTTCAAGCCCATTACCATCGCCACTGCCATGCAGGCAGGGGTAGTAGGAGAAGGCAGTCGGTTCCATTGTAGTGGCTCCATGAAAATCGGGAAGCATACTATCCATTGTGCCCGGCACGGTGGTTCAAGGGCGCATGGTCACCAGACTCTGCGTGACGTAGTTGCTCATTCCTGTAACATAGCTACTGCCCAGATTGGCATGAGGCTGGGATCTTCTGCTCTGTATGAGACGACTGAGCGGTTCGGTTTGCTGGAAAAGCCTGTTAAGGGTAGCGAAGCAGGCAGGTTAGAAAAACCACGCCGATGGCAGAAGATCCGCCTGGCAAACGTGGCGTTCGGACAGGGTTTACAGGTCACCCCTCTGGGGCTGGCAGCTGCCTACGCCGCGATAGCCAACGATGGAGTGTATGTGAAGCCTCGTCTGTTGTTGAATGAGCCGGTGGAGACCCACGCCGTGCTGTCGCCGGAGGTGGCACGCCAAATGCGCGATTACCTTCGGGCAGTGGTGGACGAGGGCACAGGCAAGCTGGCGGAGGTCAAGGGATATGAGATAGCCGGTAAGACCGGCACGGCGCAGAAGGTGATACCCGGCAGGCGAGGATACGCGCCGGGCAAATATGTTGCCTCTTTCGTAGGGTTTGCCCCGGCTGACAATCCGCGTATTGTGGTGCTGGTTGTAGTGGATGAACCGCGCAATGGTTATTTTGGAGGTGTGGTCGCCGCGCCTGCTTTTGCCCGCATCACCGAGCGGGTGCTGGTGTATCTGGGCGTTCCCGCGATGCATGATAAGCAGAAACACATCCCGTTTTCTAAGCGTTGACATTGG is a window encoding:
- the rsmH gene encoding 16S rRNA (cytosine(1402)-N(4))-methyltransferase RsmH — protein: MITMNSHTPVMVREVLELLRPQPGEFIVDATVGLGGHSVEIAPRLIPSGWLIGIDRDPGALETAARRLEQFSGAIRVTLVHADFRDLPRVLSERGLEGADGILYDLGVSSMQLDSAERGFSFRFDAPLDMRMDPSQPGITAADIVNRWSEMDLRRLIQEYGEEPAAARIARAIVQNRPILTTQQLATLVAKAIGRRGGHIHPATRTFQALRIAVNRELEGLQEAIEQAVHCLLPGGRIVVLTYHSLEARAVKRAFQRLSGRCICPPHVPECQCGAERLIRLLTPHALKPNAEEVAVNPRSRSAQCRAAERLAD
- a CDS encoding penicillin-binding protein 2, which encodes MAVRRRRRPFTLEDARWRLLLTGWLITLLFFGAWARLLYLQTAKADALRAQAERYGGLRKKRWTVYGMRGTIRDRLGNVLAMDVMSVSIYVRPKAVTDARSVARQLSPFVGKPAAEIEREILERKRRIEEAEKQRMFGQGSGFNTPVAPSFTLKKDLVGEPARRLKEAMADERRRVAKAIRDSARLRRPVQVTSWLDGVDVVDEPSRHYPYRAMASALIGFTDTDGRGAEGLEHLYDNVLAATHGEVEGVLGSRGHIMPGTRVVRRLGVDGGDVQLTIDANIQSIAESCLQEVMEKHQPAGACAIVMDVQSGDLLAVANMPRVDLNNWVQELKKYGQRVMHNMAMKFLFEPGSTFKPITIATAMQAGVVGEGSRFHCSGSMKIGKHTIHCARHGGSRAHGHQTLRDVVAHSCNIATAQIGMRLGSSALYETTERFGLLEKPVKGSEAGRLEKPRRWQKIRLANVAFGQGLQVTPLGLAAAYAAIANDGVYVKPRLLLNEPVETHAVLSPEVARQMRDYLRAVVDEGTGKLAEVKGYEIAGKTGTAQKVIPGRRGYAPGKYVASFVGFAPADNPRIVVLVVVDEPRNGYFGGVVAAPAFARITERVLVYLGVPAMHDKQKHIPFSKR